A portion of the Microlunatus phosphovorus NM-1 genome contains these proteins:
- a CDS encoding glycosyltransferase family 61 protein → MIRRGLRRLRRVAGRLLRGAPEPPAKPAAHRPPTLTAVAKGRPGQEQIPPLPMLRQLDRCLRDTKARRCAVVTEPGGLELASLLAESWPDLGVTVLMSEQSLEESHTQLTAAGPFDVLVDLTGAGAEQVTRWRRCFWHVRSGGRYLVADALTAGTDTDRTQGLWCYVAGLLDVPRPEEKPVGRQAQDDLQLAAALRSVQLDGATLVLGKRTEALPKTRERQIGTILQARPELGTVITTLPAAPLTSAATLEVNLHDYDKRFRPVFDNPPMALRAYRSVSCYPHQVAVSGGVLLPDTYRHYYGPRLQNRFLQEVAQDFARLKGAAARAEVRPLPGAYFYLDSEWPDHFGHTMTEQLSRLWALPAAQQAYPEVQGLILLRGEQQTISPFQQAIFAAAGVDQVVAVRGPVRADTLLAATPMLSNPDFMDARIAETWARVHDSLLAQTGDRDRPDRIFCSRRPSYKRVCHNIAEVEDLAREHGYTVVFPEDHDLPEQVAMFHHAQRIAGLAGSAMFTSALCQGPRDLLILSSESYTARNEYMIASVLGHRLEVIWCDADEKQPAVGWSGSAFSAGFTVDLARDGDRLRRWLDGY, encoded by the coding sequence GTGATACGTCGTGGGCTGAGACGGTTGCGTCGAGTGGCCGGACGGCTGCTGCGCGGCGCGCCGGAGCCACCGGCCAAGCCTGCGGCTCACCGGCCGCCGACCCTGACGGCTGTCGCGAAAGGCCGCCCGGGTCAGGAGCAGATCCCGCCACTGCCGATGTTGCGACAACTGGACAGATGCCTACGAGACACCAAGGCGCGCCGCTGTGCGGTGGTGACCGAGCCCGGGGGCCTTGAGCTGGCGTCGCTGCTGGCCGAGTCGTGGCCCGACCTGGGAGTCACAGTGCTGATGTCGGAGCAGTCCCTGGAGGAGTCGCACACCCAGCTGACCGCGGCCGGTCCGTTCGACGTGCTGGTCGATCTGACGGGCGCTGGTGCCGAGCAGGTGACCCGGTGGCGACGCTGCTTCTGGCACGTGCGATCCGGGGGACGCTATCTGGTGGCGGATGCCTTGACCGCAGGCACCGACACCGACCGTACGCAGGGACTGTGGTGCTACGTCGCCGGTCTGCTGGACGTGCCCCGGCCTGAGGAGAAGCCCGTTGGTCGGCAGGCGCAGGACGACCTCCAGTTGGCAGCCGCGCTGCGGTCGGTGCAGTTGGACGGTGCGACCCTGGTCCTGGGCAAGCGGACCGAGGCGCTGCCGAAGACCCGAGAGCGCCAGATCGGCACGATCCTGCAGGCTCGACCCGAGTTGGGCACGGTGATCACGACGCTTCCGGCGGCGCCGTTGACCTCGGCGGCCACCCTCGAGGTCAACCTGCACGACTACGACAAACGCTTTCGGCCGGTGTTCGACAATCCGCCGATGGCGCTGCGGGCGTACCGCTCGGTGTCCTGCTATCCCCACCAGGTCGCGGTGTCAGGTGGGGTGCTGCTGCCCGACACCTATCGGCACTACTACGGGCCGCGGCTGCAGAACCGCTTCCTCCAGGAGGTGGCCCAGGATTTCGCCCGGCTCAAGGGCGCGGCCGCACGAGCCGAGGTCCGACCGCTGCCCGGCGCCTACTTCTATCTGGACTCGGAGTGGCCAGATCACTTCGGCCACACCATGACCGAGCAGCTTTCCAGGCTCTGGGCACTTCCCGCCGCCCAGCAGGCGTACCCAGAGGTCCAGGGCCTGATCCTGCTGCGGGGCGAGCAGCAGACGATCTCACCCTTCCAGCAGGCGATCTTCGCCGCGGCGGGGGTCGACCAGGTAGTCGCCGTCCGTGGACCGGTGCGAGCCGACACCCTTCTCGCGGCCACCCCGATGCTGTCGAACCCCGACTTCATGGACGCTCGCATCGCCGAGACCTGGGCGCGGGTCCACGACAGTCTGCTCGCCCAAACCGGCGACCGGGACCGTCCGGACCGGATCTTCTGCAGCCGCCGACCGAGCTACAAACGGGTCTGCCACAACATCGCCGAAGTCGAAGATCTCGCCCGGGAGCACGGCTACACCGTGGTATTCCCAGAGGATCACGACCTGCCCGAGCAGGTAGCGATGTTCCACCATGCGCAGCGGATCGCGGGTCTGGCCGGCAGCGCGATGTTCACCTCAGCGCTGTGCCAGGGTCCGCGGGACCTGCTCATCTTGTCCTCGGAGTCCTATACCGCCCGCAACGAGTACATGATCGCCTCGGTGCTGGGTCACCGGCTCGAGGTGATCTGGTGTGATGCCGATGAGAAGCAGCCGGCCGTCGGCTGGAGCGGGTCGGCCTTCTCCGCCGGTTTCACAGTCGATCTGGCCCGGGACGGCGACCGGCTACGACGCTGGCTGGACGGCTACTGA
- a CDS encoding bifunctional glycosyltransferase/CDP-glycerol:glycerophosphate glycerophosphotransferase, whose translation MASTRKRVRRAFQRFSAWLPGPLVRVIRDSPLGRILPRTEPVLSVVVPVYNVEDYLGECLDSVLAQTLQRMQIILVDDGSTDGSAAIMAEYAARDRRIVIVRQANAGLGAARNAGITAARAPYLTFLDADDTVPPDAYQQMVRTLSRTGSDFAIGAVRRMRHGHRSVPSWTKNVHQVERLRVTIDQFPDAMQDVIACNRMFRTEFWRTKIGPFEEGTAYEDHVPMVTAYLRAHAFDVLTTFTYNWRIRENATSIGQQKHLASNLEDRLRVKQQALDVVMREASSEVRAAWLGRVADTDLPVFIPYALAADDDYRAVLQRAAAAFLAHFDDAALRHARPSRKISVALVAAGRWDEVDRLLEFTRLNSMQAASTVVGGRIFADLDFGRDLALRPEMYEYSDHQSAYQAVVRGIHWQADRSLQIDGWAFIGGVDLTELKPDLRFVLRRLDGSGELELTHRRRETPAATAWANQPNHRYDQGGFVLTVPVSRIVTAGPSRWQLRVRIEADGVVREGPVLQLVRTGIGDRMPSSPTISPLDDTRVVPLLDSSDGFVLTVQHGPIRANRLEVTQTGELVGSLSVLQPLPSPPTRAVLLEKENRSVCVTTPLQRDAAGQYGFRLTPPAGKGSWELRVVTESGEQHRVMWPVEAVTGRTVADRRGRLLWQRTPRGLVQAARPGRSVQATAVHLDADRLSLEVQTAGLNAAALRQAELRGDAATVRAGTVEPLGPQRWRLTFPTRIHYWNAAEPRPLVSGVYGIAIPGRRAAQSALPTVTFGEPQHDEVDDSENPDARPGRSGALITENPGADEAVIDDELHGDAREVGDRLGPGHEIWVRAGDDLLLDLPDDQLTSSHHLTVARRTRSTRLVLTVRPPLAVEERGRVSQRRLGQWYRQTTFEPADQVLFQCYRGEFATDSQLAIHQELWRRETPLELVWGVSDYSVELPAGARPVIIGSRAWYEAIGRSRYLCNNIDFDRFFDRRDYQRFLQTFHGYPFKSMGISFWRTKDFTEQLIEFECRRRNEAWTSIVVPADFCEEIYRREYRYAGEVLVTGYPRDDALVAPAAGTRERVLQRLAVPADKTVLLYAPTWRESDATGAWAARLFDELDLDRLSAALGDDYVVLLRGHNYNLRDSSPQSRHSARIIDVTRYPEINDLTIAADAAILDYSSLRFDWLITDKPMLFFVPDLEDYLASRTALFDFAPTAPGPMLQTTDEVIAAVRELEAVSAEFAEARRDCNTRFNSLNDGRATARVVDAFFDQGGRR comes from the coding sequence GTGGCTAGCACGCGGAAGAGAGTCCGCCGCGCGTTCCAGCGCTTCAGCGCCTGGCTGCCGGGTCCACTGGTGCGTGTGATCCGCGACAGCCCGCTGGGTCGGATACTGCCCCGCACCGAGCCGGTGCTGAGCGTCGTCGTACCCGTATACAACGTCGAGGACTATCTGGGCGAGTGCCTCGACAGCGTGCTGGCGCAGACGCTGCAACGAATGCAGATCATCCTGGTCGACGACGGCTCCACTGACGGCTCGGCCGCGATCATGGCCGAGTACGCGGCCCGCGACCGGCGGATCGTGATCGTCCGGCAGGCGAACGCCGGGCTGGGGGCGGCCCGCAACGCGGGCATCACCGCCGCCCGCGCGCCATATCTCACCTTCCTGGACGCCGACGACACGGTGCCTCCGGACGCGTACCAACAGATGGTGCGGACACTGTCCCGCACCGGTTCCGACTTCGCGATCGGCGCCGTCCGACGGATGCGGCACGGTCACCGGTCGGTCCCGTCCTGGACCAAGAACGTGCACCAGGTCGAACGGCTCCGAGTCACCATCGACCAGTTCCCCGACGCGATGCAGGACGTCATCGCCTGCAACCGGATGTTCCGAACCGAGTTCTGGCGCACCAAGATCGGCCCGTTCGAGGAAGGCACAGCCTACGAGGACCACGTGCCGATGGTCACCGCGTATCTGCGGGCCCACGCCTTCGACGTGCTGACGACCTTCACCTACAACTGGCGGATCCGGGAGAACGCGACCTCGATCGGCCAGCAGAAGCATCTGGCCTCCAATCTCGAAGACCGGCTCAGAGTCAAGCAGCAAGCCCTGGACGTGGTGATGCGCGAGGCGTCCTCCGAGGTCCGGGCAGCCTGGCTGGGCCGGGTCGCCGACACCGACCTCCCCGTCTTCATCCCCTACGCTCTGGCCGCCGACGACGACTACCGAGCGGTGCTGCAGCGGGCGGCTGCCGCCTTCTTGGCCCACTTCGACGATGCGGCGCTGCGACATGCCCGGCCCAGTCGCAAGATCTCGGTGGCACTGGTGGCAGCCGGTCGCTGGGACGAGGTGGACCGACTGCTGGAGTTCACCCGACTCAACAGCATGCAGGCCGCCTCGACGGTGGTCGGCGGGCGGATCTTCGCCGATCTCGATTTCGGCCGCGATCTCGCGCTGCGACCGGAGATGTATGAGTACAGCGACCACCAGTCGGCGTACCAGGCGGTGGTGCGCGGCATTCACTGGCAGGCCGACCGCTCGCTCCAGATCGACGGCTGGGCCTTCATCGGCGGTGTCGATCTCACCGAGCTGAAGCCGGACCTGCGCTTCGTGCTCCGCCGCCTGGACGGCTCCGGAGAACTCGAACTGACCCACCGCCGGCGCGAGACACCCGCAGCCACGGCCTGGGCGAACCAGCCGAACCACCGGTATGACCAAGGTGGCTTCGTCCTCACGGTGCCGGTGTCGAGGATCGTGACCGCCGGTCCCTCGCGCTGGCAGCTACGGGTCCGGATCGAGGCCGACGGGGTGGTCCGGGAGGGTCCGGTCCTTCAGCTGGTCCGCACCGGCATCGGCGACCGGATGCCGTCGTCACCGACCATCAGCCCGCTCGACGACACCCGCGTCGTCCCGCTGCTCGACAGCAGCGACGGGTTCGTGCTCACGGTCCAGCACGGGCCGATCCGCGCCAACCGACTCGAGGTCACCCAGACCGGCGAACTCGTCGGGTCGCTGTCCGTGCTGCAACCGCTGCCCAGCCCGCCGACGCGTGCCGTGCTCCTGGAGAAGGAGAACCGCAGCGTCTGCGTGACCACGCCGCTGCAGCGGGATGCTGCCGGTCAGTACGGCTTCCGCCTCACGCCGCCGGCGGGAAAGGGTTCCTGGGAACTGCGTGTCGTCACCGAATCCGGGGAACAGCATCGAGTGATGTGGCCGGTCGAGGCGGTGACCGGACGGACGGTCGCCGACCGCCGAGGCCGGCTGCTCTGGCAGCGGACGCCGCGCGGACTCGTGCAGGCAGCCCGACCCGGCCGGAGCGTCCAGGCGACCGCAGTCCACCTGGACGCCGACCGACTGTCGCTGGAGGTGCAGACCGCCGGCTTGAATGCGGCCGCGCTGCGGCAAGCCGAACTCCGCGGCGACGCCGCCACCGTCCGAGCGGGCACGGTCGAGCCGCTCGGTCCGCAGCGCTGGCGGCTGACTTTCCCCACTCGGATTCACTATTGGAACGCAGCCGAGCCTCGACCACTGGTCAGCGGCGTCTATGGCATCGCGATTCCCGGACGTCGCGCGGCGCAGAGTGCGCTCCCGACAGTCACCTTCGGCGAGCCGCAGCACGACGAGGTCGACGACTCCGAGAACCCGGATGCCCGGCCGGGCAGGTCGGGCGCCTTGATCACGGAGAATCCGGGGGCCGACGAGGCCGTGATCGACGACGAGCTGCACGGCGACGCCCGGGAGGTTGGCGACCGGCTCGGGCCTGGTCACGAGATCTGGGTCCGCGCCGGCGACGATCTGCTGCTCGACCTGCCGGACGACCAGCTGACCAGCTCGCACCATCTGACAGTGGCTCGTCGCACGCGCAGCACCCGCCTGGTGCTCACGGTGCGGCCCCCGCTGGCCGTCGAGGAGCGAGGTCGGGTCAGCCAGCGACGGCTCGGCCAGTGGTATCGGCAGACCACTTTCGAGCCGGCCGACCAGGTGCTCTTTCAGTGCTATCGGGGAGAGTTCGCCACCGACAGCCAGCTGGCGATCCACCAGGAGCTGTGGCGACGAGAGACGCCACTGGAACTCGTCTGGGGGGTCTCCGATTACTCCGTCGAGCTCCCGGCCGGCGCGCGGCCGGTGATCATCGGCAGCCGGGCCTGGTACGAGGCGATCGGCCGATCCCGCTATCTGTGCAACAACATCGACTTCGACCGGTTCTTCGACCGGCGCGACTACCAGCGGTTCCTGCAGACCTTCCACGGCTATCCGTTCAAGTCGATGGGCATCTCCTTCTGGCGCACCAAGGACTTCACCGAGCAACTGATCGAGTTCGAGTGTCGACGACGCAACGAGGCATGGACCTCGATCGTGGTCCCGGCGGACTTCTGCGAGGAGATCTACCGCCGTGAGTATCGGTACGCCGGTGAGGTGCTCGTCACCGGATATCCCCGCGACGACGCGCTGGTGGCTCCGGCCGCAGGCACCCGGGAGCGGGTGCTGCAGCGCCTCGCAGTGCCGGCGGACAAGACCGTGCTGCTCTACGCGCCGACCTGGCGAGAGTCCGATGCGACCGGCGCCTGGGCCGCCCGGTTGTTCGATGAGCTCGACCTCGACCGGCTCAGCGCCGCGCTCGGAGACGACTACGTGGTCTTGTTGCGGGGCCACAACTACAACCTGCGGGACAGTTCGCCGCAGTCGCGACACTCGGCGAGGATCATCGATGTCACCCGATATCCAGAGATCAACGACCTCACGATCGCCGCGGACGCCGCCATCCTCGACTACTCGTCGCTCCGGTTCGACTGGCTGATCACGGACAAGCCGATGCTCTTCTTCGTCCCCGATCTGGAGGACTACCTCGCCTCGCGCACCGCCTTGTTCGACTTCGCACCCACCGCTCCGGGGCCGATGCTGCAGACCACCGACGAGGTGATCGCGGCGGTGCGCGAACTCGAAGCCGTCTCGGCGGAGTTCGCCGAGGCTCGCCGGGACTGCAACACGAGATTCAACTCATTGAACGATGGCCGAGCGACCGCCCGGGTCGTCGACGCCTTCTTCGACCAGGGAGGACGCAGATGA
- a CDS encoding glycosyltransferase family protein: protein MSPRLTVIVPVAVTESLSALIRSIDAQSLPYDDFGVTYVVVESSTIRPRLEALATRRPNVTVAVAADAEGLAAGVQEARARVETRWVLVLPTIEAPLLLPPRALESLVAAGERHDAGAVAGRTYTVRGPQYGCSFRHDGIAADGLNLAAADTRLCLMEATSGEGPTAVVASYPCLAVLQPVDAATDSSPRPAIDSVTGTWSAGALAFEVSGSLPADFRATEVTVEICQPSSGQQFWLPTSGEVSPNGTFAAAAGLDPATAAAGEWLDRGLWEIWLSAVDDRQRSIRARLDAPSPGGAVLGGRLLACKRIAPGRVGGKEPAGRVGGKDSAGRVGGKDSAGRVGGKDSAGLVLDVDATRHSLFRRFRVDDAQLEETVQGTRLRLSATELHVDQPTRVPGRVLQDGFSLPAVLIADPAGSAIECWLSGLQGNRGLSTAFDAAPPAATGLRLRIAHTGQMSVLKQPKKKRPAPAAGPSSSRSATAQIDTRHWAARLRRRMPAFLEPAVGRVARLEIARAGYRRLTRRR from the coding sequence ATGTCACCCCGCCTGACGGTCATCGTCCCAGTCGCCGTGACCGAGTCGCTGTCGGCATTGATCCGCTCGATCGATGCGCAGTCGCTGCCCTATGACGATTTCGGTGTGACGTACGTGGTGGTCGAGTCGAGCACGATCAGACCGCGACTGGAGGCGCTGGCGACACGTCGACCCAACGTCACGGTCGCTGTGGCCGCGGATGCCGAAGGGCTGGCCGCCGGCGTCCAGGAGGCTCGGGCGAGAGTCGAGACCCGTTGGGTGCTGGTGCTGCCGACCATCGAGGCGCCCCTGCTGCTGCCGCCTCGTGCCTTGGAGTCGCTGGTCGCCGCCGGTGAGCGGCACGATGCCGGTGCGGTGGCCGGGCGCACCTACACCGTCCGCGGGCCGCAATACGGCTGCAGCTTCCGGCACGACGGGATAGCGGCCGATGGTCTGAACCTCGCAGCTGCAGACACGAGGCTGTGTCTGATGGAGGCAACCAGTGGTGAGGGTCCGACGGCGGTAGTGGCGAGCTATCCATGCCTCGCCGTGCTCCAGCCCGTGGATGCTGCCACCGACTCGTCGCCTCGACCGGCCATCGACTCGGTCACCGGCACCTGGTCGGCAGGAGCGCTGGCCTTCGAGGTGTCCGGTTCACTACCGGCGGACTTCAGGGCGACGGAGGTGACGGTCGAGATCTGCCAGCCTTCGAGCGGCCAGCAGTTCTGGCTGCCGACCAGCGGAGAAGTCTCACCCAACGGAACCTTCGCCGCCGCGGCCGGGCTCGATCCGGCGACAGCCGCCGCGGGGGAGTGGCTGGATCGTGGTCTCTGGGAGATCTGGCTCTCGGCGGTGGATGACCGCCAGCGAAGCATCAGGGCGCGACTCGACGCACCGTCACCGGGCGGGGCCGTGCTGGGCGGTCGACTCCTGGCCTGCAAGCGAATAGCCCCGGGGCGGGTCGGTGGGAAGGAACCAGCGGGGCGGGTTGGTGGGAAGGATTCAGCCGGGCGGGTCGGTGGGAAGGATTCAGCCGGACGGGTCGGTGGAAAGGATTCAGCGGGTCTGGTGCTGGACGTCGACGCCACCCGGCACTCACTGTTTCGTCGCTTCCGGGTTGACGATGCACAGCTCGAGGAGACCGTCCAGGGCACCCGCCTGCGATTGAGCGCGACCGAGTTGCATGTCGATCAGCCCACCCGCGTGCCGGGCCGGGTGCTGCAGGATGGCTTCTCGTTGCCGGCAGTGCTGATTGCCGATCCCGCGGGATCGGCAATCGAGTGCTGGCTGTCCGGTCTGCAGGGAAACCGTGGCCTGTCGACCGCCTTCGACGCTGCCCCACCAGCCGCGACCGGGCTCCGGCTGCGAATCGCCCACACCGGCCAGATGTCGGTGCTGAAGCAGCCGAAGAAGAAGAGACCGGCCCCGGCGGCAGGGCCCTCCTCGAGCCGGTCCGCCACGGCTCAGATCGATACCCGGCACTGGGCGGCGCGCCTTCGTCGCCGGATGCCGGCGTTCCTGGAGCCCGCGGTCGGCCGGGTCGCCCGGTTGGAGATCGCCAGAGCCGGCTATCGCCGACTCACCCGCCGGCGGTAG
- a CDS encoding acyltransferase — translation MSAVVKDSAQVADSARLGDGTTVWELAQIREDAELGAGCIIGRGAYIGTGVRLGSNVKVQNYALVYEPAQLADGVFVGPAVVLTNDEYPRAIEPDGRRKGGADWEAVGVVVETGAALGARSVCVAPVRIGRWAMVAAGAVVTKDVPDFALVVGVPARRIGWVGKAGLRLVAEGDEWVCPKTGDHYRERRTAEGDVELVEA, via the coding sequence ATGAGCGCGGTAGTCAAGGACAGCGCCCAGGTGGCCGATTCGGCCCGGCTGGGCGACGGCACGACGGTGTGGGAGCTCGCCCAGATCCGGGAGGACGCCGAGCTCGGGGCGGGCTGCATCATCGGTCGTGGGGCCTACATCGGCACCGGCGTCCGGCTCGGCAGCAATGTGAAGGTGCAGAACTACGCCTTGGTCTACGAGCCGGCGCAGCTCGCCGACGGGGTGTTCGTCGGTCCGGCGGTGGTCTTGACCAACGACGAGTATCCCCGTGCGATCGAGCCGGACGGCCGCCGCAAGGGCGGCGCGGACTGGGAGGCGGTCGGGGTCGTGGTCGAAACCGGCGCCGCGCTCGGCGCCCGTAGTGTCTGCGTGGCGCCGGTGCGGATCGGTCGCTGGGCGATGGTGGCGGCCGGCGCGGTCGTCACCAAGGACGTGCCGGACTTCGCCCTCGTGGTCGGGGTGCCGGCGCGTCGGATCGGCTGGGTCGGCAAAGCCGGTCTTCGACTGGTCGCCGAAGGCGATGAGTGGGTCTGCCCGAAGACCGGGGACCACTATCGCGAGCGGCGCACCGCTGAGGGGGACGTCGAACTCGTCGAGGCCTAG
- a CDS encoding class I SAM-dependent methyltransferase, with the protein MYYIELLAEAHRRLSPATYLEIGVRDGRSLALARTRSVAIDPDFAIKAELNCDVTLFRTTSDEYFARPDPLAPTDGRPFELAFIDGLHLFEYVLRDFINAERHASPRGVIFFDDILPRTVDEAARRKHTLAWTGDVYPIVEVLTRYRPDLTVLPIDVRPTGLLLVTGLDPTSTTLLEHYDEIVAEYVHPDPQPVPDQLLDRLATVDPDRVLASSLWEILAGASPEDGPAEVRSRLAAALGSELGAAWGLRPAAAAATAGG; encoded by the coding sequence GTGTACTACATCGAGCTTCTCGCCGAGGCGCACCGGCGGCTGTCCCCGGCCACCTACCTCGAGATCGGGGTACGCGACGGTCGCAGCCTCGCGCTGGCTCGCACCCGGTCGGTAGCTATCGATCCGGACTTCGCCATCAAGGCCGAACTGAACTGCGACGTCACGCTCTTCCGCACGACCAGCGACGAGTACTTCGCCCGGCCGGATCCGCTGGCGCCCACCGATGGGCGACCGTTCGAGCTCGCCTTCATCGACGGCCTGCACCTGTTCGAATACGTGCTGCGCGACTTCATCAACGCCGAACGCCATGCCAGTCCCCGAGGCGTGATCTTCTTCGACGACATCCTCCCGCGCACCGTGGACGAGGCTGCCCGCCGCAAGCACACCCTTGCCTGGACCGGAGATGTCTATCCGATCGTCGAGGTGCTCACGCGTTACCGCCCTGACCTGACGGTGCTCCCCATCGACGTCCGGCCCACTGGTCTGCTGTTGGTCACCGGGCTCGATCCGACCAGCACGACGCTGCTGGAGCACTACGACGAGATCGTCGCCGAGTACGTGCATCCCGATCCGCAGCCGGTTCCGGACCAGCTGCTGGATCGGTTGGCAACCGTCGACCCCGATCGGGTCCTGGCGTCGAGCCTGTGGGAGATCCTGGCCGGCGCGAGCCCCGAGGACGGGCCGGCCGAGGTACGCAGCCGGCTTGCGGCGGCCTTGGGCTCCGAGCTCGGCGCGGCCTGGGGCTTGCGGCCGGCGGCAGCGGCGGCTACCGCCGGCGGGTGA
- a CDS encoding bifunctional cytidylyltransferase/SDR family oxidoreductase, with protein MSRLRNVAVILAGGTGTRVGLSIPKQLIKIAGKPIIEHTIAAMQASPLIDEIVVMMTPGYLDEVRAIVKKGGYGKVGQILEGADWPNATRNDTTALALQALGEVDCNVLLHDAVRPLVSQTIITANVEALQTYQAVDTAIPSADTVIQVDAVPAAGEDPRMTDVLPRHLLRRGQTPQSFRLSTIRAAYAKATEDPDFTATDDCTVVLRYLPDVPIAVVSGHERNMKVTEPIDVYIADKLFQLTSADHPAPLSEEEYHARLDGKTFVVFGGSYGIGGDIADLAKTYGATVKTFSRSSTNTHVQRREDVVAACRQVLAETGRVDFVVNTAGVLPRGELAESTEETIYAATEVNYLAPIFIAQEFYPHLAETKGSLLLFTSSSYTRGRSGYSLYSSAKAAVVNLTQALADEWAGSGVRVNCVNPERTGTPMRTKAFGDEPPGTLLSSPEVAKQSLDVLLSGQTGHIIDIRREDGPAALANG; from the coding sequence GTGAGTCGCCTGCGTAATGTCGCTGTCATCCTCGCCGGCGGGACCGGCACCCGAGTTGGCCTCAGCATCCCCAAGCAGCTGATCAAGATCGCCGGAAAGCCGATCATCGAGCACACGATCGCCGCGATGCAGGCGTCGCCGCTGATCGACGAGATCGTGGTGATGATGACCCCGGGCTATCTCGACGAAGTCCGGGCGATCGTCAAGAAGGGCGGCTACGGAAAGGTGGGCCAGATCCTCGAGGGGGCCGACTGGCCGAACGCCACCCGGAACGACACCACCGCGCTGGCGTTGCAGGCGCTCGGGGAGGTGGACTGCAACGTGCTGCTGCACGATGCCGTCCGACCGCTGGTCTCACAGACGATCATCACCGCGAACGTCGAGGCGCTGCAGACCTACCAGGCCGTCGACACCGCGATCCCCTCGGCGGACACGGTGATCCAGGTGGATGCCGTGCCGGCCGCTGGCGAGGACCCGCGGATGACCGATGTGCTTCCTCGGCACCTGCTCCGCCGCGGACAGACCCCGCAGTCGTTTCGTCTCTCGACCATCCGGGCTGCGTACGCGAAGGCCACCGAGGACCCCGACTTCACCGCCACCGACGACTGCACGGTCGTGCTGCGCTATCTGCCGGACGTGCCGATCGCGGTCGTGTCCGGTCACGAGCGGAACATGAAAGTGACCGAGCCGATCGACGTGTACATCGCCGACAAGCTCTTCCAGCTCACCTCGGCCGATCATCCGGCGCCGCTCAGCGAGGAGGAGTATCACGCGCGGCTGGACGGCAAGACCTTCGTCGTCTTCGGCGGCTCGTACGGCATCGGCGGCGACATCGCCGATCTGGCCAAGACGTACGGGGCAACGGTCAAGACCTTCTCCCGATCCTCCACCAACACCCATGTGCAGCGACGTGAGGATGTCGTCGCCGCGTGCCGGCAGGTGCTGGCCGAGACCGGACGGGTCGACTTCGTCGTCAACACCGCCGGTGTGCTCCCGCGTGGTGAGCTCGCCGAGTCCACCGAGGAGACGATCTACGCCGCCACCGAGGTCAACTATCTGGCTCCGATCTTCATCGCCCAGGAGTTCTATCCGCACCTGGCCGAGACCAAAGGGTCGCTGCTGCTGTTCACCTCGTCCTCCTACACCCGTGGCCGTTCCGGCTACTCCCTCTACTCCTCGGCGAAGGCCGCGGTGGTCAACCTGACCCAGGCGCTGGCCGACGAGTGGGCCGGCTCCGGGGTGCGGGTCAACTGCGTCAACCCGGAGCGGACCGGCACCCCGATGCGGACCAAGGCCTTCGGCGACGAGCCGCCGGGCACGCTGCTGTCGTCGCCGGAGGTGGCCAAGCAGTCGCTGGACGTGCTGCTGTCCGGTCAGACCGGCCACATCATCGACATCCGACGCGAAGACGGGCCGGCCGCGCTGGCGAACGGGTGA